From the genome of Primulina eburnea isolate SZY01 chromosome 12, ASM2296580v1, whole genome shotgun sequence, one region includes:
- the LOC140807178 gene encoding putative metallophosphoesterase At3g03305 encodes MRIVIPITVFLVIFTAPFPPSQAGETIELKNGPEDLAWVVQLSDLHFSVHHPDRAHDFREIVGPTLSFIKPALVLLTGDLTDGKSKDLVVMKQDEEEWIEYEKVMRDVVRRSGLNESSFYDVRGNHDNFGVPSIGGSYDFFSKYSFNGRLKRRGNVNSVTIQTSKRKLLFVGVDSTMPSGLRGPTNLFGHPTDELLTDINSELSQWDYQSTQPVIKVSFGHFPLSFSEATKSGKTLTDTYLMHSLSAYLCGHLHTKFGKNLKRYHSSHHQRSSKQLLQLNGYRFSSEVAANCSNGATKFNEFWEWEMGDWRKSRSMRILAIDGGHISFVDIDFKLGAKKTIILPTFPLDSRFTSKSFQCGTTDASYREIRALVFSTSPIISVVARIYDTSSGNLIVVMETSMTKLEGSRGDLYGAPWNFKAFEDPLPERYLLQIETTDITGRSTVSDIRPFSVNGLPAKLLWSWKEFFVMGCQLDSLYLPIFWCFYLSVLSILLIPKVLLSFSRRHYLYKNLKSNTGFINGATRILVEIHNVPVAWFCMIGYLSYLVLFPWFSGQFFNEGGELGYMTYRGVALKLNNFGKMEFLGFPDAMVIVLPHLYFIVLPAIIAIIMLAAERGLYHDYLISLSSKKKDDTDGQNKETSLPNNRPKKISELILLKRWLRKFFQVVSLAISWKHLKNCSDLMRAYEMNPFIHFPIYSLAVPLLLAYTIWKTRKA; translated from the exons ATGAGAATTGTGATTCCGATCACCGTTTTCCTTGTAATCTTTACAGCACCATTCCCACCATCGCAAGCAGGCGAAACGATTGAGCTGAAGAACGGTCCTGAGGATTTGGCGTGGGTGGTGCAGCTGTCTGACCTCCATTTTAGTGTGCACCACCCTGACAGAGCGCACGACTTCAGGGAAATTGTTGGGCCCACACTTTCGTTCATAAAACCTGCTTTAGTCCTCCTTACGGGTGATCTCACAG ATGGGAAAAGCAAGGATTTAGTGGTTATGAAACAAGATGAAGAGGAGTGGATTGAATACGAAAAAGTTATGCGTGACGTTGTCAGGAGAAGTGGGCTTAACGAGAGCAGCTTTTATGATGTTCGAGGAAATCATGATAACTTTGGTGTTCCATCCATTGGTGGATCATATGATTTTTTCTCTAAATACAGTTTCAATGGTCGGCTGAAAAGAAGAGGAAATGTCAATAGCGTCACAATTCAA ACTAGCAAAAGGAAACTTCTTTTTGTTGGGGTTGACAGCACTATGCCGTCCGGTTTACGGGGCCCAACTAATCTGTTTGGCCATCCAACGGATGAATTATTAACTGATATAAATTCTGAACTCTCGCAATGGGATTATCAGTCAACTCAACCTGTTATCAAGGTATCGTTTGGGCATTTTCCTCTTTCATTCTCAGAAGCTACAAAATCTGGAAAAACCCTGACGGATACATATCTCATGCACTCTTTATCTGCATACTTATGTGGGCATTTGCACACAAAATTTGGCAAGAATTTAAAGAGGTACCACTCGAGTCATCATCAGCGAAGTTCAAAACAGTTACTCCAATTAAATGGGTATCGGTTTTCCTCGGAGGTTGCTGCTAATTGTTCAAATGGTgcgacaaaatttaatgaattCTGGGAATGGGAAATGGGTGATTGGAGAAAAAGTAGATCCATGCGCATTTTGGCTATTGATGGTGGCCATATATCATTTGTTGATATTGACTTCAAGTTAGGAGCCAAGAAAACTATTATTCTACCAACTTTTCCTCTGGACTCCAGGTTCACTTCAAAATCATTTCAGTGTGGGACAACAGACGCTTCTTACAGAGAAATCAGAGCTCTGGTTTTCTCCACCTCTCCAATTATTTCAGTTGTGGCCAGGATCTATGACACTAGTTCTGGAAATCTTATTGTTGTGATGGAGACATCAATGACAAAGCTGGAAGGATCCCGTGGTGACCTCTATGGTGCCCCATGGAATTTTAAAGCTTTCGAGGATCCACTTCCCGAAAGATATTTACTGCAAATAGAGACAACCGATATTACTGGAAGATCAACTGTTTCTGATATAAGACCATTTTCGGTAAATGGTCTTCCTGCCAAGCTTCTGTGGAGTTGGAAAGAATTTTTTGTGATGGGCTGTCAATTGGACTCCTTGTATCTCCCGATTTTCTGGTGCTTCTATTTGTCAGTCCTTTCCATCCTTCTCATTCCAAAAGTGCTGCTTTCATTTTCAAGAAGGCATTACCTctataaaaatttgaaatccaaTACAGGCTTTATTAATGGCGCAACTCGGATTTTGGTAGAAATACACAATGTTCCTGTAGCATGGTTCTGTATGATCGGTTACTTGTCTTACCTTGTGTTGTTCCCTTGGTTTTCTGGTCAATTTTTCAACGAAGGTGGAGAACTGGGATACATGACTTACCGAGGTGTGGCTCTGAAACTTAATAATTTCGGAAAGATGGAGTTTCTTGGATTTCCAGATGCAATGGTGATTGTGCTTCCGCACCTTTATTTTATAGTTTTGCCAGCAATTATTGCAATCATCATGTTGGCTGCTGAGAGGGGGTTATATCATGATTACCTTATTTCTCTTTCAAGCAAGAAGAAAGATGACACTGATGGACAAAACAAGGAAACTTCATTGCCTAACAATCGCCCCAAGAAAATATCAGAATTGATTCTTCTCAAGCGCTGGCTTAGGAAATTTTTTCAGGTTGTATCTCTGGCGATCAGTTGGAAACATTTAAAG AACTGCAGTGATCTCATGAGAGCATATGAGATGAATCCGTTTATCCATTTCCCAATCTACAGTCTTGCAGTTCCTCTATTGTTGGCTTACACTATCTGGAAAACCAGGAAAGCTTGA